A stretch of the Actinoalloteichus fjordicus genome encodes the following:
- a CDS encoding TetR/AcrR family transcriptional regulator, with translation MDPRVARTRASLQKALLDLARERPLDEVAVGDVTARAGVNRSSFYQHYADKETLLAEALENALHDVSTQLPEVPIASGTPTMPSELITYLEHIAANAAVYRRVLGEHGSTVVTARLRQRVELIVRDAVGAAHSPAHTDLPVDVVASGIAGSALGVITAWIARDPLPPPDVAADWLWRMLLGIGAWRQPD, from the coding sequence ATGGACCCCCGAGTCGCCCGCACCCGCGCGAGCCTCCAGAAGGCCCTCCTGGACCTCGCCCGCGAGCGACCGCTCGACGAGGTCGCGGTCGGCGACGTCACGGCGCGGGCAGGCGTGAACCGCAGCAGCTTCTACCAGCACTACGCGGACAAGGAGACGCTGCTGGCCGAGGCGCTGGAGAACGCCCTCCACGACGTCTCCACGCAGCTGCCGGAGGTACCGATCGCCTCGGGGACGCCGACCATGCCCAGCGAGCTCATCACCTACCTCGAGCACATCGCGGCCAACGCGGCCGTCTATCGCCGGGTCCTCGGCGAGCACGGATCGACGGTGGTCACCGCCCGGCTGCGGCAACGAGTCGAGCTGATCGTGCGCGACGCGGTGGGCGCCGCCCACTCGCCTGCACACACGGACCTGCCCGTCGACGTCGTCGCCTCGGGGATCGCGGGCAGCGCCCTGGGGGTGATCACCGCCTGGATCGCGCGCGATCCACTGCCGCCGCCGGACGTCGCGGCGGACTGGCTGTGGCGCATGCTGCTGGGGATCGGCGCCTGGCGGCAGCCGGACTGA
- a CDS encoding MMPL family transporter, translated as MANLLYRLGRFSARRAWAVIAAWILVLAAAGGAFLALGGSLASSFSIPGTETERVNDRLTEQFPELTGATASVVFATEGNEFDTAQRAEIDALLGQVDDVDGVTAVTSPFEVEAQRAEAEEQVTGGRQLIEEARAELDAGSEQLAGGQAQLDAAIAQAQDAGVYEQAAASFEQQQAELDAGRAQLEAGLAEIETQEAELEHGGALVDFASSIGTVSADGRTAIATIAFEETLFELPDSVKAAVADVLSAGDIAGVDIDWSATITASTEGILGPGEVIGVIVAGLVLLIMMRAFLPAVTPLLSSLVGVGVGVAASLSFSGLVPMASVTPVLGVMLGLAVGIDYSLFILNRHRKQLLAGMDVDESIGLANGTAGNAVVFAGSTVIVALVALGVTGIPFLATMGIVGAACVLVAVLVSITLTPALLGLLGTRALGRRARATIGDARHTETEVKPMRTPRALGAVALATLGLLVLAVPALSMRLGLPEGSSESPDTTQYQAYAAIESEFGPGMNGPLLVVAELSDAVGETEVTATQAGVAAELMEHDDVSAVAPIVVSDDRDVFLFQVVPAEGPSSVSTEGLVRDLRSLTPLSGDATLGVAGQASGNIDVSEKLAEALPVYLVVVVGLSLLIMVLVFRSLLVPLIATAGYVLSLFAALGAVTAIYQWGWLSDVFGVHEPGPVLSFGPIIIMGVLFGLAMDYQLFLVSGMREAHVHGMPARAAVVQGLRQGRAVVTAAAIIMISVFGGFVFSHLGMVRPLGFGLAIGVLFDAFVVRMVLVPALMHLLGEKAWWLPKWLDKAMPDVDVEGASLEHAHPANRAASTGAVSNEAVSTASASTGSTSKS; from the coding sequence GTGGCCAACCTCCTGTACCGACTAGGACGGTTCTCCGCGCGACGCGCGTGGGCCGTCATCGCCGCGTGGATACTCGTGCTCGCGGCGGCGGGCGGTGCCTTCCTCGCACTCGGAGGCTCTCTGGCCTCCAGCTTCTCGATCCCCGGCACCGAGACCGAGCGGGTCAACGACCGGTTGACCGAGCAGTTCCCCGAGCTGACCGGCGCCACGGCCTCCGTGGTCTTCGCGACCGAGGGGAACGAGTTCGACACCGCACAGCGGGCGGAGATCGACGCGCTGCTCGGTCAGGTCGACGATGTCGACGGCGTGACGGCTGTGACCAGTCCCTTCGAGGTCGAGGCGCAGCGCGCCGAGGCCGAGGAGCAGGTCACCGGCGGTCGACAGCTGATCGAGGAGGCGCGCGCCGAACTCGACGCGGGCTCGGAGCAGTTGGCGGGCGGCCAGGCGCAGCTCGACGCCGCGATCGCGCAGGCGCAGGACGCAGGCGTCTACGAGCAGGCCGCCGCGAGTTTCGAGCAGCAGCAGGCCGAGCTGGACGCGGGCCGTGCGCAGCTGGAGGCGGGCCTGGCGGAGATCGAGACGCAGGAGGCCGAACTCGAGCACGGCGGCGCGCTCGTCGACTTCGCCTCCTCCATCGGCACGGTGTCGGCGGACGGGCGCACCGCCATCGCCACCATCGCCTTCGAGGAGACGCTGTTCGAGCTGCCCGACAGTGTGAAGGCCGCAGTGGCCGACGTGCTGTCGGCAGGCGACATCGCCGGGGTCGACATCGACTGGTCGGCCACCATCACCGCCTCCACCGAGGGCATCCTCGGCCCCGGCGAGGTCATCGGCGTCATCGTGGCAGGCCTGGTGCTGCTGATCATGATGCGGGCCTTCCTCCCGGCGGTCACGCCGCTGCTCAGCTCGCTCGTCGGTGTCGGCGTAGGCGTCGCGGCCTCCCTCTCCTTCTCCGGTCTCGTCCCGATGGCCTCCGTCACCCCGGTACTCGGCGTGATGCTGGGTCTGGCGGTCGGGATCGACTACTCGCTCTTCATCCTCAACCGGCATCGCAAGCAGCTGCTGGCGGGCATGGACGTGGACGAGTCGATCGGCCTGGCCAACGGCACCGCGGGCAACGCGGTCGTGTTCGCGGGCAGCACCGTGATCGTGGCGCTGGTCGCGCTCGGCGTGACCGGGATTCCCTTCCTCGCCACGATGGGCATCGTCGGCGCGGCCTGTGTCCTGGTCGCCGTCCTGGTCTCGATCACCCTGACGCCCGCGCTGCTCGGTCTGCTCGGCACCAGGGCGCTGGGGCGTCGCGCTCGCGCGACCATCGGCGACGCACGGCACACCGAGACCGAGGTCAAGCCGATGCGCACTCCCCGCGCGCTCGGCGCCGTCGCACTGGCCACCCTGGGACTGCTCGTGCTCGCGGTCCCCGCGCTCTCGATGCGACTCGGCCTGCCCGAGGGCTCCTCGGAATCGCCCGACACGACGCAGTACCAGGCCTACGCGGCCATCGAGTCGGAGTTCGGGCCCGGGATGAACGGTCCGCTGCTGGTCGTCGCCGAGCTGTCGGACGCGGTGGGCGAGACCGAGGTGACCGCGACGCAGGCGGGGGTCGCCGCAGAGCTGATGGAGCACGACGACGTCTCCGCCGTGGCGCCCATCGTCGTCTCCGACGATCGCGACGTCTTCCTCTTCCAGGTGGTGCCGGCGGAGGGTCCCTCGAGCGTCTCGACCGAGGGCCTCGTCCGGGATCTGCGGTCGCTGACGCCGCTGTCGGGTGACGCGACCCTGGGCGTCGCGGGCCAGGCCTCGGGCAACATCGACGTCTCGGAGAAGCTCGCGGAGGCGCTGCCGGTCTACCTGGTGGTCGTCGTCGGCCTCTCCCTGCTGATCATGGTGCTGGTGTTCCGTTCGCTGCTGGTGCCGTTGATCGCCACGGCCGGATACGTCCTGTCGCTGTTCGCCGCGTTGGGCGCGGTCACGGCCATCTACCAGTGGGGCTGGCTGTCGGACGTCTTCGGCGTGCACGAGCCCGGCCCGGTGCTGAGCTTCGGCCCGATCATCATCATGGGCGTCCTGTTCGGCCTCGCGATGGACTACCAGCTCTTCCTGGTCTCTGGCATGCGGGAGGCGCACGTCCACGGCATGCCCGCCAGGGCGGCGGTGGTGCAGGGCCTGCGGCAGGGGCGGGCGGTCGTCACGGCTGCCGCGATCATCATGATCTCGGTCTTCGGCGGCTTCGTCTTCAGCCACCTCGGCATGGTCCGGCCGCTCGGGTTCGGGCTGGCGATCGGTGTGCTCTTCGACGCCTTCGTGGTCCGGATGGTGCTGGTGCCCGCGTTGATGCACCTGCTCGGCGAGAAGGCGTGGTGGCTGCCGAAGTGGCTCGACAAGGCCATGCCGGACGTCGACGTCGAGGGTGCCTCGCTGGAGCACGCGCATCCGGCGAACCGGGCGGCGTCAACCGGGGCGGTGTCGAACGAGGCGGTGTCGACCGCGAGCGCGTCGACCGGGAGCACGTCGAAGTCCTGA
- a CDS encoding TolB family protein: MRPALPSVVTATAAALVTLAFPATAAAAEAINGPIHFGSSSVINPDGTDERRIPERDTHTYYSDFLSFSPDGENTLYVTYETPEPDSMTMLAIDNPEYTAPTTLVTSGELDASYIGNASWSPDGEWIAFRFADSSGSHEMGMIRPDGTDLTVLTVPSHLDSHSVSWLPDSSGIVYTRSPAFAENYLCTITITTDSSDCVDLPGGQEWFFDRAQVSPDGTTVLLTSQIDVDPELGSTYDLMHLNIDGTGMVNLTENETGDQTTDAVWSPDGTAIAFVRSNSLWTMDADGGNDTQLSTSYGNNIAWQPVF; encoded by the coding sequence GTGCGCCCAGCACTACCCTCGGTCGTCACCGCGACCGCCGCCGCCCTCGTCACCTTGGCGTTCCCCGCCACGGCGGCGGCTGCGGAGGCGATCAACGGCCCGATCCACTTCGGCTCCTCCTCCGTCATCAACCCGGACGGCACCGATGAGCGAAGGATTCCGGAGCGGGACACCCACACCTACTACTCCGACTTCCTGTCCTTCTCACCGGACGGGGAGAACACCCTCTACGTCACCTACGAGACGCCCGAGCCGGACTCGATGACCATGCTGGCCATCGACAATCCGGAGTACACCGCGCCTACGACACTCGTCACCAGCGGCGAACTGGACGCGTCCTACATCGGCAACGCCTCCTGGTCGCCGGACGGCGAGTGGATCGCCTTCCGCTTCGCCGACTCGAGCGGCTCACATGAGATGGGCATGATCAGGCCGGACGGCACCGACCTGACCGTGCTCACCGTGCCGAGCCACCTGGACAGCCACAGCGTGTCCTGGCTGCCGGACTCCTCCGGCATCGTCTACACCAGGTCTCCCGCGTTCGCGGAGAACTATCTCTGCACGATCACCATCACCACCGACAGCAGCGACTGCGTCGACCTGCCGGGCGGCCAGGAGTGGTTCTTCGACCGGGCACAGGTCTCTCCTGACGGCACGACCGTGCTGCTGACCAGCCAGATCGATGTCGATCCTGAGCTCGGGTCCACGTACGACCTGATGCACCTGAACATCGACGGAACCGGCATGGTCAACCTCACCGAGAACGAGACGGGCGACCAGACCACCGACGCCGTGTGGTCCCCGGACGGCACGGCGATCGCCTTCGTCCGCTCGAACTCGCTGTGGACGATGGACGCCGACGGCGGCAACGACACCCAGCTGAGCACCTCGTACGGCAACAACATCGCCTGGCAGCCCGTCTTCTGA
- a CDS encoding TolB family protein has protein sequence MRRALPAVVTATAATILTLALPATASAATNGPIHFGYSSVINPDGTGEGSIPSRGLYSDFLSFSPDGMNTLYRSQESTEPNAPTTLVIDNAQYTAPRTLVDSAELGVSYVSTSAWSPDGEWIAFRSFATDGSRDIGLIKPDGTDLTMLTVPSHLDIFSVSWLPDSSGVVYTRSPGVGDYELCTTTVATDGTDCVDLPGGQEYFFDHARVSPDGTTVLLTSQTSVDPETGSVYDLVRVDIDGTNLVNLTENEAGNQTTSSAWSPDGTAIAFSRYDGLWTMDADGGNATRLSTANGDNVAWQPVS, from the coding sequence ATGCGCCGAGCACTACCCGCGGTCGTCACCGCGACCGCAGCCACCATCCTCACCCTGGCGTTGCCCGCCACGGCCTCGGCCGCGACCAACGGCCCGATCCACTTCGGCTACTCCTCCGTCATCAACCCGGACGGCACCGGCGAGGGAAGCATTCCGAGCCGGGGCCTCTACTCCGACTTCCTCTCCTTCTCCCCGGACGGAATGAACACCCTCTACCGCAGCCAGGAGAGCACCGAGCCGAACGCGCCGACCACGCTGGTCATCGACAACGCGCAGTACACCGCGCCCCGCACGCTCGTCGACAGTGCCGAACTGGGCGTGTCCTACGTCAGCACCTCGGCCTGGTCGCCGGACGGCGAGTGGATCGCCTTCCGTTCCTTCGCCACCGACGGCTCGCGGGACATCGGCCTGATCAAGCCGGACGGCACCGACCTGACCATGCTCACCGTGCCGAGCCACCTGGACATTTTCAGCGTGTCCTGGCTGCCGGACTCCTCCGGCGTCGTCTACACCAGGTCTCCCGGCGTCGGCGACTACGAGCTGTGCACCACCACCGTGGCCACCGACGGCACCGACTGCGTCGACCTGCCCGGCGGACAGGAGTACTTCTTCGACCACGCCCGGGTCTCCCCCGACGGCACGACCGTGCTGCTGACCAGCCAGACCAGCGTCGACCCGGAGACCGGTTCCGTCTACGACCTGGTGCGCGTCGACATCGACGGCACCAACCTGGTCAACCTGACCGAGAACGAGGCGGGCAATCAGACCACCAGCAGTGCCTGGTCCCCGGACGGCACGGCGATCGCGTTCTCCCGCTACGACGGCCTGTGGACCATGGACGCCGACGGCGGCAACGCCACGCGGCTGAGCACCGCCAACGGCGACAACGTCGCCTGGCAGCCCGTCTCCTGA